In Planctomycetaceae bacterium, the following proteins share a genomic window:
- the cas9 gene encoding type II CRISPR RNA-guided endonuclease Cas9 (Cas9, originally named Csn1, is the large, multifunctional signature protein of type II CRISPR/Cas systems. It is well known even to general audiences because its RNA-guided endonuclease activity has made it a popular tool for custom editing of eukaryotic genomes.), translating into MKYRLSLDMGVGSIGAAVLKLDEENRVSEIVDKGVCIFEVSEGAEDRRLKRSQRKNTYRTKKRIDLLSKELAQAGLWSLDEDDQLELIKLSPYAIRAQGVNGKLNNIMEIGRAILHIAKHRGAGFVEMNKLELEIEKNNEEIEEDSDKKKKKELSEYAKLKKHLEESRAKTVGEYFFMRMHKGYKNNNITDENRRYVRQRKMDDKVKVDYAIPRYLVKEEFNLLWETQLKYYKQLKNNGLKGKIYDILFYENDSRPYATGNCIFIENEKRLAKAHPLSEKRRIYEAVNNIRIQEQKEQRKLRKNERDNIINELLMKGQKAGKKSISELLPLDKTFKVVLEDMIKPYLYSMPEYKAIDFLNNLDDDKLADVVEFMSEPRRDDKKDYLYNDEKVIEILKNKFSTDDEQQISQLIAMLPKGRGSLGNTATLEILKLLEKDVISIREATDKLAQTDKRFISEEEIARAMQGKYDTLPYYGEILKTDTQPIADWQKQINKSLNQQEKDFGKIANPAVHRILNQLRKLVNDIIRIYGKPYDINIELAREVGMSSKKKKEYETQQKKNKEKNEKAVEYLTHKDIRLRVTSTNILKWRLAEEQNWKDAFSLDPIHYRFEGFEIEHLIPDSLGGTDAPINRVLIKRSDNLNKGNMYPYEYLQNKHGDKVYGILKEIRTNKNMPAGKKWRFESDAKEIFEKGEDTDNITRYLTDTRYVCKLAARYLKAIVDYKQGDENNTRVLTINGGHTAKLRSIWNLDGIEYDLMGLNEEVPEYLPDKTHFVNLDTGEVLYQEELDVDGNWKKCNDIKNKHWKKKPRIDYRHHIIDAITIGFVSRADMQKINWFDKRGYEIPLMQLPIPLSNGDNESKAKQLKIFRNTVIEKLKDTKVYHKPERSKNGQLHKETARAAFMDNPECPEEKITKYNRPVSDVLKTKENLKNLLINTNTIKPEWDKDVARDVQAMIKLKAAIESHFDEAQSQLEQENQQLVHDGKKEKKISEPMILQRAFKIVRKNKEYKYDIFPEYENKKSFVDVPKHKVVYDSGNNYCLDFYKDDKGNVGWECITLFGVNRKDFIPEWKQKEFKPIWSLHKGDMIELNTPAEWKKYSNKKRCFAVVDACHAKLGITYHLDARDTIGKKDLQTLRDSMIRRLGFYTEHEACKIELTPFGKIARKHKKLWDGKKKTTK; encoded by the coding sequence ATGAAGTACCGCTTGTCGTTAGATATGGGTGTGGGGTCCATAGGCGCTGCCGTTCTGAAATTAGATGAGGAAAACAGGGTTTCAGAAATAGTAGATAAAGGGGTTTGTATTTTTGAGGTATCAGAAGGAGCAGAAGACCGAAGGCTCAAACGCTCGCAACGGAAAAATACTTACAGAACTAAAAAGAGAATCGATTTACTTTCCAAAGAACTTGCTCAAGCCGGGCTTTGGAGTTTAGATGAGGATGACCAGTTAGAACTGATCAAATTATCACCTTACGCAATACGTGCTCAAGGCGTAAACGGAAAACTAAATAACATTATGGAAATTGGCAGGGCAATATTGCATATAGCCAAACATCGAGGCGCCGGTTTTGTTGAGATGAACAAATTGGAATTGGAGATAGAAAAAAATAACGAAGAAATCGAAGAAGATTCAGACAAGAAAAAGAAAAAAGAACTTTCCGAATATGCCAAACTAAAAAAACATCTGGAAGAAAGCAGAGCTAAAACCGTCGGCGAATATTTTTTTATGCGAATGCACAAAGGCTATAAAAATAATAATATCACTGATGAAAATAGGAGATATGTACGCCAGAGAAAAATGGATGACAAGGTCAAAGTGGATTATGCAATACCAAGATACCTTGTCAAAGAAGAATTTAATCTGTTATGGGAAACACAATTAAAATATTATAAGCAATTAAAAAATAATGGGCTTAAAGGTAAAATTTATGACATATTATTTTATGAAAACGATTCTCGCCCTTATGCAACAGGAAATTGTATTTTCATTGAAAATGAAAAACGGCTCGCCAAAGCACACCCATTAAGTGAAAAACGCAGAATTTATGAAGCCGTCAATAACATTAGAATACAAGAGCAAAAAGAACAGCGAAAACTTAGAAAAAACGAAAGAGACAATATAATAAATGAATTACTTATGAAAGGTCAAAAGGCAGGCAAAAAATCCATCTCTGAATTATTGCCACTTGATAAAACTTTCAAAGTTGTATTGGAAGATATGATAAAGCCTTACTTGTATTCAATGCCGGAATACAAAGCGATTGATTTTCTAAATAATCTTGACGATGATAAATTAGCCGATGTTGTTGAGTTTATGTCAGAGCCAAGAAGAGATGATAAAAAGGATTATCTGTACAATGATGAAAAAGTTATTGAAATACTAAAAAATAAATTCAGTACCGATGATGAGCAGCAAATATCTCAATTAATCGCAATGCTTCCGAAAGGCAGAGGTTCATTAGGCAATACAGCAACTCTTGAAATACTCAAACTACTTGAAAAAGACGTAATTTCCATTCGAGAGGCAACGGACAAACTTGCCCAAACTGATAAACGGTTTATATCTGAAGAGGAAATAGCACGCGCGATGCAGGGCAAATATGATACGCTGCCTTACTATGGCGAAATATTAAAAACAGATACCCAACCAATTGCAGACTGGCAAAAGCAAATAAATAAATCTCTCAATCAGCAGGAGAAAGATTTTGGCAAGATTGCCAATCCAGCAGTGCACAGAATACTCAATCAACTTCGTAAGTTAGTTAATGACATAATAAGAATTTACGGCAAGCCCTATGATATAAATATCGAACTTGCAAGAGAAGTAGGAATGAGCAGCAAGAAAAAGAAAGAATATGAAACCCAACAGAAGAAAAATAAAGAGAAAAATGAAAAAGCTGTCGAATATCTTACGCATAAAGACATTCGGCTTAGAGTGACGAGTACGAATATATTGAAGTGGCGACTGGCGGAAGAACAAAACTGGAAAGATGCTTTTTCATTAGACCCGATTCACTATAGGTTCGAGGGATTTGAAATCGAACATCTAATACCGGACAGCCTCGGCGGGACGGATGCGCCTATAAACAGGGTTTTAATCAAGAGAAGCGACAATCTAAACAAGGGCAATATGTACCCTTATGAATATCTGCAAAATAAACACGGCGATAAAGTTTACGGAATCTTAAAAGAGATTCGAACCAACAAAAATATGCCTGCCGGTAAAAAATGGCGGTTTGAAAGCGATGCAAAGGAAATATTTGAAAAAGGCGAAGATACAGACAATATTACACGATATCTAACCGATACGAGATATGTTTGCAAATTAGCCGCTCGATATCTAAAAGCCATTGTTGATTACAAACAAGGCGATGAAAATAATACAAGAGTTTTAACAATCAACGGCGGGCATACAGCAAAATTAAGAAGCATTTGGAATCTTGACGGAATTGAATATGATTTGATGGGACTGAATGAAGAGGTTCCTGAATATTTGCCGGATAAAACCCATTTTGTAAATCTTGATACCGGAGAAGTTTTATATCAAGAAGAACTCGATGTTGACGGTAATTGGAAAAAATGCAACGATATAAAAAATAAACATTGGAAGAAAAAACCAAGAATAGACTACAGACATCATATCATTGATGCAATTACCATTGGTTTTGTCAGCAGAGCCGATATGCAGAAAATCAACTGGTTCGATAAAAGAGGCTATGAAATTCCATTGATGCAGTTGCCAATTCCTTTAAGCAATGGGGACAATGAAAGCAAAGCTAAACAGCTTAAAATTTTCCGAAACACCGTCATTGAAAAACTCAAAGATACAAAAGTTTATCATAAACCGGAACGCAGTAAAAATGGACAGCTCCATAAAGAAACCGCACGAGCCGCATTTATGGATAATCCGGAATGTCCCGAAGAAAAAATTACGAAATACAACAGGCCTGTTTCCGATGTTTTAAAAACAAAAGAAAATCTTAAAAACCTGTTAATAAATACAAATACCATCAAGCCTGAATGGGACAAAGATGTCGCAAGAGATGTTCAGGCAATGATAAAATTAAAGGCAGCAATAGAATCACATTTTGATGAAGCTCAATCACAGTTGGAACAGGAAAATCAACAGCTTGTCCACGATGGGAAAAAAGAAAAGAAAATCAGTGAACCTATGATATTGCAGCGTGCGTTTAAAATAGTACGCAAAAATAAAGAATACAAATATGATATTTTCCCTGAATATGAAAACAAAAAATCGTTTGTCGATGTACCAAAACATAAAGTGGTATATGACAGCGGAAATAATTATTGTCTGGATTTTTATAAGGATGATAAAGGCAATGTTGGGTGGGAATGTATTACGCTATTTGGTGTTAATCGAAAAGATTTTATACCAGAATGGAAACAAAAAGAGTTTAAGCCAATTTGGTCTTTGCACAAAGGGGACATGATCGAACTGAACACACCAGCGGAATGGAAAAAATATTCAAATAAAAAAAGGTGTTTTGCCGTTGTTGATGCTTGCCATGCTAAGCTAGGAATAACTTACCATTTAGATGCACGAGATACGATAGGGAAAAAAGATTTACAAACATTACGTGATTCTATGATACGTAGATTGGGATTTTATACAGAACATGAGGCATGTAAAATAGAACTTACACCTTTTGGCAAAATAGCAAGAAAGCATAAGAAACTTTGGGATGGCAAGAAAAAAACGACTAAATAG
- the cas2 gene encoding CRISPR-associated endonuclease Cas2 yields the protein MFDLPVKTEKQIRRATAFRNLLLDEGFVMKQFSIYIKPTGTFSTARGLVKKLSSLIPDGGLVSFMYVTDRQFALVENFIGDMPTTNEEIIRRQNEQLTLF from the coding sequence ATGTTCGATTTGCCTGTGAAAACAGAAAAGCAAATACGCCGTGCTACGGCCTTTCGGAATTTACTTTTGGATGAAGGCTTTGTAATGAAGCAGTTTTCCATCTATATAAAACCGACCGGCACATTTTCAACCGCCAGAGGACTCGTGAAGAAATTATCCTCGCTGATTCCAGATGGCGGCTTGGTATCGTTTATGTATGTTACTGACAGGCAATTCGCACTTGTTGAAAATTTCATTGGTGATATGCCAACGACAAATGAAGAAATTATCAGACGCCAAAATGAACAACTGACACTGTTTTAG
- the cas1 gene encoding type II CRISPR-associated endonuclease Cas1 yields MNTYHCGRIIEISGLNRFLKKDRGSLGVYEKDKKIGSVAFDDIQAVIFNAYDLCYTHNVMLEFAQRNIPVIFCDNKHLPKSIVLPFDGYFHQSRRMMFQAQTKKPLNKQLWKSIIIAKITQQAMALKILNKKHEYLLNLAGEVKSDDSTNCEGQAAKHYFAEIFGRDFIRDREQPGINTLLNYGYTILRSTAARAVVSYGLNPSIGIKHCNPNNSMPLVDDLMEPFRPLVDMEVYEIFFKDGLFELDTENKTRLVSLLDKSIKTDEITTTPNQVMHKIASSLSRVYAETEKSLYLPTMNYLN; encoded by the coding sequence ATGAACACCTACCATTGCGGCAGAATAATTGAGATTTCAGGTTTAAATCGATTTCTTAAAAAAGACAGAGGTTCACTTGGAGTTTATGAGAAAGATAAAAAAATCGGCTCTGTTGCTTTTGATGATATTCAGGCAGTAATTTTTAACGCATACGACCTTTGTTATACTCATAATGTTATGCTCGAGTTTGCTCAAAGAAATATTCCTGTAATATTCTGCGACAATAAACATCTGCCTAAAAGTATTGTCCTGCCATTTGACGGTTATTTTCACCAGAGCAGGCGTATGATGTTTCAAGCACAAACAAAAAAGCCTCTTAACAAGCAACTTTGGAAATCCATTATAATCGCTAAAATCACACAGCAGGCAATGGCCTTAAAAATATTAAATAAAAAACATGAATATCTTTTGAATCTTGCCGGCGAAGTAAAATCGGATGATAGTACAAATTGTGAAGGTCAGGCGGCGAAGCATTATTTTGCCGAAATTTTCGGCCGGGATTTTATCAGAGACAGAGAGCAGCCGGGCATAAACACATTATTAAATTATGGCTATACCATCCTGCGAAGCACAGCGGCCAGAGCGGTTGTGTCTTATGGTCTGAATCCGAGCATCGGCATAAAACACTGCAATCCCAATAATTCTATGCCTTTGGTGGACGATTTGATGGAGCCATTCAGACCTTTGGTCGATATGGAAGTTTACGAAATATTTTTCAAAGACGGCCTTTTCGAATTGGATACAGAAAACAAAACAAGGCTTGTAAGTTTGCTCGATAAATCAATCAAAACTGACGAAATAACAACCACGCCCAATCAGGTTATGCACAAAATCGCATCCTCTTTGAGCAGGGTTTACGCCGAGACAGAAAAATCCCTTTATCTTCCCACAATGAATTATTTAAACTAA
- a CDS encoding cold-shock protein, translated as MSTGTVKWFNSEKGYGFITPDDGSNDLFVHHSEVKTNGYANLNENQKVNFEVGQGKKGPCATNVTTL; from the coding sequence ATGAGTACAGGTACAGTAAAATGGTTCAATTCAGAAAAAGGTTATGGTTTTATCACACCTGACGATGGCAGCAATGATTTGTTTGTCCATCATTCAGAAGTCAAAACGAACGGTTATGCCAATCTTAATGAAAACCAGAAGGTAAATTTCGAAGTAGGACAAGGCAAAAAAGGCCCATGTGCTACTAACGTAACAACCCTTTAG
- a CDS encoding cation-translocating P-type ATPase has translation MAQWWRTEISQIVSELSTDLDKGLTSEQVEQKRQQFGPNQLTEHKGPSALEIFTDQFKDFIIWVLVGAAIVSGLLKEWVDAIAIIAIVVLNSILGFIQEYRAEKSLAALKKLSSPTSKTIRGGKPMNIPSSELVPGDIIELEAGDNVPADCRIAWITSNFSVAEASLTGESSPVQKTSFCLPEEEIPLAERANMVYAGTSVVSGRAKAIVVLTGMKTELGKIAGMIQDIKKETTPLQKKLEEFGKWIVYLCFILVAAVFLLEWLRSGKLTIDIFLTAVSLAVAAIPEGLPAVVTIALAIGVQRMVARHAIIRKLPAVEALGCATVICSDKTGTLTKNEMTVQAIYADDKIFKITGIGYAPDGEFLADDKKINPADFPGLLNVLNIGVLCNGAKLINGKGTYKIFGDPTEGSLLTAAAKAGIDRTAAEKEFEFVDEIPFDSNRKKMSVIRKAGGKMIAYIKGAPDIVLNDCVGLTQDDKAKILKANDNLTDLAMRVLAVAYKDIDNIDKSQFSSDTIEKDLTFAGLIAMIDPPRIEAKQAVAECHSAGIKTVMITGDHKNTAVAIAKELKIFGPDSMALTGDELDKLTDEQLQSQIERIPVYARVAPEHKLRIVRAWRSRNEIAVMTGDGVNDAPAVKEADIGVAMGITGTDVTKEVSDMIVTDDNFASIVNAVEEGRGIYDNIRKFIHYLLSCNAGEILVMFTASLVGMPVPLLPIHILWINLVTDGLPALALGIDPIDKDIMTRPPRPTDESVITKPLAFTMLMQGAFIAACSLLAFCFIYYVEKEGVDSARSAAFIVLACSQLFHSFNCRNNKVSLFKIGIFTNKNLIAAAGFSFLLQMMVIYTPFFQKVFKTVPLGVFDWVMVVVISSFPLWAMEIVKFLRKNK, from the coding sequence ATGGCACAATGGTGGCGTACAGAAATCTCGCAAATCGTTTCAGAATTATCAACAGACCTCGACAAGGGGTTAACGTCCGAGCAGGTCGAGCAAAAGCGTCAGCAGTTCGGCCCGAATCAACTAACCGAACATAAAGGCCCTTCCGCCCTTGAAATTTTCACTGACCAGTTCAAGGATTTTATTATTTGGGTACTCGTCGGCGCAGCGATTGTCAGCGGCCTTTTAAAGGAATGGGTTGACGCCATTGCGATTATCGCGATTGTCGTTTTGAATTCCATTCTCGGCTTCATACAGGAATACCGCGCGGAAAAGTCTCTTGCCGCGCTGAAAAAATTATCAAGCCCAACATCAAAAACAATCCGAGGCGGAAAACCCATGAACATTCCGTCCTCTGAATTGGTCCCCGGCGACATCATTGAGCTTGAAGCAGGCGACAACGTTCCTGCCGACTGTCGAATTGCGTGGATTACGTCTAATTTTTCCGTCGCGGAAGCCAGTCTGACAGGCGAATCTTCGCCGGTACAGAAAACTTCTTTCTGCCTGCCCGAAGAGGAAATTCCGCTTGCCGAGCGAGCCAATATGGTTTATGCCGGCACGTCTGTCGTTTCAGGCAGAGCAAAAGCGATTGTCGTATTGACCGGCATGAAGACCGAACTTGGCAAAATCGCCGGTATGATTCAGGACATCAAAAAAGAAACAACGCCTCTGCAAAAAAAACTCGAAGAGTTCGGCAAATGGATTGTCTATCTTTGTTTCATTCTCGTTGCCGCGGTGTTTTTGCTCGAATGGCTTCGCAGCGGCAAGCTCACAATAGATATATTCCTGACAGCCGTCAGCCTGGCGGTGGCCGCAATTCCTGAAGGCCTGCCCGCTGTTGTTACGATTGCGCTGGCGATTGGCGTTCAAAGAATGGTCGCACGCCACGCGATTATCCGCAAGCTGCCCGCAGTAGAAGCGCTCGGTTGTGCAACGGTAATTTGTTCGGACAAAACCGGCACACTGACAAAAAATGAAATGACCGTACAGGCAATTTACGCCGACGATAAAATTTTCAAAATTACAGGCATCGGCTACGCTCCGGACGGCGAGTTTCTTGCCGATGATAAAAAAATAAATCCCGCGGATTTCCCCGGCCTGCTCAACGTTTTGAACATTGGCGTTTTGTGTAACGGTGCAAAATTAATTAATGGCAAGGGAACGTATAAAATTTTCGGCGACCCTACCGAAGGCTCACTGCTGACTGCCGCCGCAAAAGCCGGAATCGACAGAACTGCAGCCGAAAAGGAATTTGAATTTGTCGATGAAATTCCTTTCGATTCAAACCGCAAGAAGATGTCCGTCATTCGCAAGGCAGGCGGAAAAATGATTGCGTACATAAAAGGCGCACCGGATATTGTGCTGAATGACTGCGTTGGTTTAACACAAGATGACAAAGCAAAAATATTGAAGGCAAATGACAATTTGACAGATTTGGCAATGCGTGTCCTCGCCGTCGCATATAAGGATATTGACAACATTGACAAATCGCAGTTTTCATCTGACACGATTGAAAAAGACCTCACATTCGCAGGATTAATCGCGATGATTGACCCGCCGCGAATCGAAGCAAAGCAGGCGGTTGCCGAATGTCATTCTGCGGGCATAAAAACAGTAATGATTACCGGCGATCACAAAAACACTGCTGTCGCCATTGCCAAAGAACTGAAAATATTCGGCCCCGATTCGATGGCTCTGACAGGCGACGAGCTTGACAAATTAACCGATGAACAACTGCAATCGCAAATTGAAAGAATCCCAGTGTATGCCCGCGTCGCGCCGGAACATAAATTAAGAATCGTCCGCGCATGGCGGAGCAGAAACGAAATTGCCGTAATGACCGGCGACGGCGTAAATGATGCCCCTGCCGTAAAAGAAGCCGATATCGGCGTTGCGATGGGAATCACAGGCACAGACGTTACAAAAGAAGTTTCGGATATGATTGTTACCGATGACAACTTCGCTTCGATTGTCAACGCGGTCGAAGAAGGTCGTGGAATTTACGACAACATCCGCAAATTCATACATTATTTACTATCCTGCAACGCCGGCGAAATCCTCGTTATGTTTACAGCTTCGCTCGTCGGCATGCCCGTCCCCCTGCTGCCGATACACATTTTATGGATAAATCTCGTAACAGATGGCTTGCCTGCTCTTGCGTTGGGCATCGACCCGATAGATAAGGACATAATGACACGTCCGCCCCGGCCGACAGATGAATCGGTAATAACAAAACCGCTGGCGTTCACAATGCTGATGCAGGGCGCGTTCATCGCCGCGTGCAGTTTGCTGGCGTTTTGTTTTATTTATTACGTTGAAAAGGAAGGCGTCGACAGTGCCCGCAGCGCAGCGTTTATCGTACTTGCGTGCAGCCAGCTTTTCCATTCGTTTAATTGCAGGAATAACAAAGTCTCGCTGTTTAAGATTGGCATTTTCACTAACAAGAACCTGATTGCAGCGGCAGGTTTTTCATTTTTACTGCAAATGATGGTGATTTACACGCCGTTTTTCCAGAAGGTCTTTAAGACCGTTCCGCTTGGCGTTTTCGATTGGGTAATGGTTGTCGTGATTTCCTCATTCCCGCTCTGGGCTATGGAAATAGTCAAATTTCTGCGTAAAAACAAATAA
- a CDS encoding L,D-transpeptidase family protein: MAVSGYGNNKSKVFVYYVVIGLVIIAAAIFIFYPHKKNKQQDETPVTLPPEQQTQPAQTQPVQPSQNTVAPGTPITPPANSTNPRAAAMLADAQNCINAGKVITARNTLNDVLNMQLDSSTRDIVKRQMTELANQWLFTRVIQLGDDLCTSYRVQAGDRLTDIAAAHKIPYQLIMRINNITSDRGLRSGQTIKVINGPFHAVAYKSGYILDLYLQNIYVKSYKIGIGKEGHETPAGLWRVKLGGKMIKPTWTDPESGRIYHAEDPDYPLGSGWIALDGIDNRTRGINGIAIHGTKDENTIGTKSSLGCIRLYNGELTEVYDMMEPGASEVRIVE, from the coding sequence ATGGCTGTTTCTGGATATGGTAATAACAAGAGTAAGGTTTTTGTTTACTACGTTGTAATAGGTTTGGTTATTATTGCTGCCGCGATTTTCATTTTCTATCCGCACAAAAAAAATAAACAGCAAGACGAAACGCCTGTTACACTTCCGCCCGAACAGCAAACCCAGCCGGCACAAACGCAGCCCGTTCAGCCCTCACAAAATACTGTTGCCCCCGGCACACCGATTACGCCGCCTGCCAACAGCACTAACCCTCGCGCCGCTGCGATGCTCGCCGATGCACAGAACTGCATTAACGCCGGCAAGGTCATCACTGCAAGAAACACGTTGAACGACGTTTTGAATATGCAGCTTGATTCATCGACAAGGGATATTGTAAAAAGACAGATGACAGAACTTGCCAATCAATGGCTCTTCACTCGCGTCATTCAGCTCGGCGACGATTTGTGTACAAGTTACAGAGTCCAGGCAGGCGACAGACTTACGGATATTGCCGCCGCCCATAAAATCCCGTACCAGTTGATTATGAGAATTAATAACATCACCAGTGACCGCGGCCTGCGTTCCGGCCAGACTATCAAAGTCATCAATGGCCCGTTCCACGCCGTCGCATACAAATCCGGATACATTCTGGATTTGTACTTGCAGAACATTTACGTCAAGAGTTATAAAATTGGCATCGGCAAAGAAGGCCACGAAACACCTGCCGGCCTGTGGCGAGTCAAGTTGGGCGGCAAAATGATTAAGCCCACATGGACAGACCCGGAAAGCGGAAGAATATATCATGCTGAAGACCCGGATTATCCGCTCGGTTCTGGCTGGATTGCGCTTGACGGCATAGACAACAGAACTCGCGGAATCAACGGCATCGCTATTCACGGCACAAAAGACGAGAATACGATTGGAACAAAAAGTTCACTCGGATGTATTCGTCTTTATAATGGAGAGTTGACAGAGGTTTACGACATGATGGAGCCGGGCGCTTCGGAAGTTCGCATCGTCGAATAA
- a CDS encoding 5-formyltetrahydrofolate cyclo-ligase: protein MDKQQLRQQIRTQLTALTPQQRIDRSHKACKNLVDTPEFCAANTIMAFLSMPHEIETAPFILYAWQHNKTIAVPRISWQQRHMIAVVINSLDTGIATEAGGLRNPVTGIPVPIEDIDLIITPGLAFDKNGNRLGRGGSYYDRFFASEKLRAMKCAFAFSEQIIDSVPTTEKDKPVDMIVTEKDVIHFNEDKKK from the coding sequence ATGGACAAACAGCAGCTTCGGCAGCAAATTAGAACACAGCTTACTGCGTTAACACCGCAGCAGCGGATAGATAGGAGTCACAAGGCGTGTAAAAACCTCGTGGACACTCCTGAATTTTGCGCAGCGAACACGATAATGGCGTTCCTGTCAATGCCGCACGAAATTGAGACGGCGCCGTTTATTCTTTACGCCTGGCAGCACAACAAAACCATTGCAGTGCCGAGAATTTCATGGCAGCAGCGGCACATGATTGCGGTCGTTATTAATTCGCTCGACACAGGCATCGCCACAGAAGCCGGCGGCCTGCGAAATCCTGTTACTGGAATTCCCGTGCCGATTGAGGATATTGATTTGATTATAACCCCCGGCCTTGCTTTCGATAAAAATGGTAATCGGCTTGGCAGAGGCGGTTCGTATTACGATAGATTTTTCGCAAGTGAAAAACTTCGCGCAATGAAATGTGCGTTCGCTTTTTCAGAGCAGATTATTGACAGCGTCCCGACAACCGAAAAGGACAAACCTGTCGATATGATTGTTACGGAAAAAGACGTTATACATTTTAATGAAGATAAAAAAAAATAA
- a CDS encoding replication-associated recombination protein A: protein MAQPRKTESLFSEVEKAQLQSNAPLAARMRPRNLDEFAGQKDFIGQGKLLRRMLDAGSLSSIIFFGPPGTGKTSLATIIAGLVNAKFNYISAPAATVADIREVIQKAKDNLLAGGIRTVLFIDEIHRFNRAQQDVLLDDVETGVVILIGATTENPYFAINSPLISRSTVFEFKPLEKSDIVELLKRAIKDSSHGLGKLDIRFHEDALEYIAIMSDGDARKSLTALEIAVMSQKNTGQNVIKLDIEVARESIQQKSIVFDPTGDSHYDLASALQKSMRGSDPDATVYWLARLIAGGQDPRFIARRIAVCAAEDVGNADPLATVLAASAMQISEFIGFPEAQLPLAQAAIYIACAPKSNASAKAIWSATSDVKSKRTMPVPKHLKDSHYAGAKKQGYGTEYKYPHDFPNGYVKQQYLPEDAQYYTPTDRGREKIMKEYLQKLENLLKQERS from the coding sequence ATGGCACAGCCACGAAAAACTGAATCGCTTTTTTCAGAGGTGGAAAAGGCACAACTTCAATCCAACGCCCCGCTTGCGGCAAGAATGCGGCCGCGCAATCTCGACGAATTTGCCGGCCAGAAAGACTTCATCGGCCAGGGCAAACTGCTTCGCAGAATGCTGGACGCAGGCTCATTGAGCAGTATCATCTTTTTTGGCCCGCCGGGAACCGGCAAAACTTCACTGGCGACAATCATCGCAGGCCTTGTAAACGCGAAATTTAACTATATTAGTGCCCCTGCCGCGACAGTCGCCGACATTCGCGAGGTAATCCAAAAGGCAAAAGACAATTTGCTCGCCGGCGGCATAAGAACGGTACTATTTATAGATGAAATCCACCGTTTCAACCGTGCCCAGCAGGATGTTTTATTGGATGACGTTGAAACCGGAGTTGTGATTCTCATCGGTGCAACGACTGAAAATCCGTATTTCGCTATAAATTCGCCGTTGATTTCCCGCAGTACGGTTTTTGAATTTAAGCCGCTGGAAAAATCAGATATTGTCGAACTGTTAAAAAGAGCGATAAAAGACAGTTCGCATGGACTGGGGAAATTAGATATCCGTTTCCACGAAGACGCTTTGGAATACATTGCGATAATGAGTGACGGCGATGCTAGAAAATCACTTACCGCACTGGAAATTGCGGTAATGTCGCAAAAGAATACCGGCCAAAACGTCATAAAATTGGACATTGAAGTCGCAAGGGAATCAATTCAGCAGAAATCCATCGTTTTCGACCCCACCGGCGATTCGCATTACGATTTGGCAAGTGCGCTTCAGAAAAGTATGCGAGGTTCAGACCCTGACGCGACGGTTTATTGGCTGGCGAGATTAATTGCCGGCGGTCAGGACCCCCGCTTTATCGCACGAAGAATTGCCGTTTGCGCCGCTGAAGATGTCGGCAACGCTGACCCATTGGCGACAGTTTTAGCCGCTTCAGCAATGCAGATTTCCGAGTTTATCGGTTTTCCGGAAGCACAATTACCGCTTGCACAGGCCGCTATTTATATTGCCTGCGCGCCAAAGTCGAACGCTTCCGCAAAGGCAATTTGGTCGGCAACGAGCGATGTCAAGAGCAAACGAACCATGCCGGTACCGAAACATTTGAAAGACTCTCATTATGCCGGAGCAAAAAAACAGGGTTACGGCACGGAGTATAAATATCCGCACGACTTCCCGAACGGCTATGTCAAACAGCAGTATTTGCCAGAAGACGCCCAATATTACACTCCTACGGACAGAGGCAGGGAAAAAATTATGAAGGAATATTTGCAAAAGCTCGAAAATCTGTTAAAACAGGAAAGGTCTTAA